In a single window of the Tautonia marina genome:
- a CDS encoding FHA domain-containing protein, with the protein MEVRLVQLSAYGNEQFRMTERECVIGREPSCHLRPDHGRVSKRHCRLYWQGIRLFVEDINSADGTLVNGDRILVPTELHDGDELCAGPVHYLVMIADADEMAQRDASWVARAVKARQKLQPAASPSDSSIPLSPAMRTARSILDRIAHEHEQEHEGEHPHEHAPPPNQHGLSIEDQDGIALARILDRDLIDEQDIRRVTQQLEELILAGKVRIALDFRNVEHCSSQALSTVLRVYDRCRTEGGALKVCTVQPAVAQLFFMTDLHKHIEIFPDTRPALESVWPQPSPQDAESTSADSSFGTLAPDPTAGAPCVRLIVAVGKAKGRAIEVKGRRFVIGRDARCQLRPNSETISRIHAIIERRDGKVFVRDYGTKNGTILAGRTLRGEEAEAHDGDSLQVGVLGFSLQILPVTGTAPPTDDDILTSWLRDQASSANPDAPTALLIPTVQGASSNLSPPDDQEDDTNDPDASHADPNLSTNALACEIVRGVLVARIRESLLDDESTVGPLRYDLQTFFDKPLPRRVVLSMEHVNYLSSRAVGALLAFFQHLDREHGAMRVCCVSPKVLPVLDSMRLPKLVDLYASVEEAIDDPWI; encoded by the coding sequence ATGGAGGTTCGGCTCGTCCAACTCAGTGCCTACGGGAATGAGCAGTTCCGCATGACGGAACGCGAATGCGTCATCGGCCGCGAACCCTCGTGTCATCTTCGTCCCGATCATGGTCGGGTCAGCAAACGCCATTGCCGCCTGTACTGGCAAGGCATCCGCCTGTTTGTCGAGGACATCAACTCGGCCGACGGAACGCTGGTTAACGGCGATCGCATCCTCGTCCCCACCGAATTGCACGATGGCGACGAGCTCTGCGCCGGCCCGGTTCATTACCTCGTCATGATTGCCGATGCGGATGAGATGGCCCAGCGTGATGCCTCCTGGGTGGCGCGAGCCGTCAAGGCTCGCCAGAAGCTGCAACCAGCCGCCAGCCCCTCGGATTCGAGCATTCCCCTCTCTCCGGCCATGCGGACGGCTCGATCCATTCTCGACCGCATTGCCCACGAACACGAACAAGAGCATGAAGGGGAGCACCCTCACGAGCACGCTCCCCCCCCCAACCAGCATGGCCTCTCGATCGAGGATCAGGACGGCATCGCGCTGGCCCGCATTCTCGATCGCGACCTGATCGACGAGCAGGACATCCGACGGGTCACGCAACAGCTTGAAGAGCTAATCCTCGCCGGCAAGGTCCGCATTGCGCTCGATTTCCGCAACGTTGAACACTGCTCCAGCCAGGCCCTCAGCACCGTCCTCCGTGTCTACGACCGTTGCCGCACCGAAGGCGGAGCCTTGAAAGTCTGCACCGTGCAGCCGGCGGTCGCTCAACTGTTCTTCATGACCGACCTGCACAAGCATATCGAAATCTTCCCAGACACCCGGCCGGCCCTGGAGAGTGTTTGGCCACAGCCATCTCCCCAGGACGCCGAATCCACCTCGGCCGATTCGTCCTTCGGCACCCTGGCCCCCGATCCGACCGCGGGAGCCCCCTGTGTCCGCCTGATTGTTGCGGTCGGCAAGGCCAAGGGACGCGCCATCGAGGTCAAGGGCCGTCGCTTCGTGATCGGCCGGGATGCTCGTTGCCAGCTCCGCCCCAACAGCGAGACGATCAGCCGGATTCACGCCATCATCGAACGCCGAGACGGCAAGGTCTTCGTCCGGGACTATGGCACCAAGAACGGCACGATCCTCGCCGGTCGGACCCTCCGCGGGGAGGAGGCCGAGGCGCACGACGGTGATTCCCTTCAGGTCGGCGTCCTCGGCTTTTCGCTTCAGATTCTCCCCGTCACCGGCACGGCTCCTCCGACCGACGATGACATCCTCACCTCCTGGCTCCGCGATCAGGCGTCTTCGGCCAATCCCGATGCCCCGACCGCCCTCCTGATTCCCACCGTTCAGGGGGCATCCTCCAATCTATCACCTCCCGACGACCAGGAGGACGACACCAACGACCCCGACGCCTCTCACGCCGACCCCAATCTTTCCACCAACGCCCTGGCTTGCGAAATCGTGCGGGGGGTCCTCGTCGCCCGTATCCGGGAGTCGTTGCTCGACGACGAATCGACCGTCGGCCCGCTTCGTTACGACCTCCAAACCTTCTTCGACAAGCCCCTCCCGCGCCGGGTCGTTCTGAGCATGGAACACGTCAATTACCTGTCGAGCCGGGCCGTCGGCGCGTTGCTCGCCTTCTTCCAGCACCTCGACCGCGAGCACGGAGCCATGCGGGTCTGCTGCGTCTCGCCGAAGGTCTTGCCCGTGCTCGACTCGATGCGATTGCCGAAGCTGGTCGATCTCTATGCCTCGGTCGAGGAAGCCATCGACGACCCCTGGATCTGA
- a CDS encoding zinc-ribbon domain-containing protein, with protein MRRASPNWEHDPDDWDDRPDEWDEGADDDDNEETVVLPCPACGAEVYEDAERCPHCGDFIVRRLRGREGKPWWWVALGLLGIGAVVWVFLI; from the coding sequence ATGCGTCGAGCGTCGCCGAACTGGGAACACGATCCCGACGACTGGGATGATCGCCCCGATGAATGGGATGAAGGGGCCGATGATGATGACAATGAGGAGACGGTGGTCCTCCCCTGCCCGGCCTGTGGTGCCGAGGTGTATGAAGACGCCGAACGATGCCCCCACTGTGGGGATTTCATCGTCCGGCGCCTCCGAGGGAGGGAGGGGAAGCCGTGGTGGTGGGTGGCGTTGGGTCTGTTGGGGATCGGAGCGGTGGTCTGGGTGTTCCTGATTTGA
- a CDS encoding NAD(P)/FAD-dependent oxidoreductase, which yields MATPGTGGRLAILGAGHAHMEVIRRLRPLTHAGVEVTIVDQDDFWYSGLATGMLGGQYEVEHDRISVETLARRVGARFLRDRVTQVDPAARVVHLTGGASLAYDVASLDLGSCVPVDRVEGLGSNAFLAKPIRRLAKLRADLTRRVQPGNGRPGQPPRILVIGGGATACEIALNLRALADRLKAQASITLVTSGDRLLSSFPESASRTLTELLDRRAVAVRTGDTVARVEPDAAVLSSGGRIDYDLVVAAIGLVAPPVISQIGLPTNDEGRLLLDPFLRSVQEPTLFAGGDCATLEGVNLPQIGVVAVRQARVLAHNLRATILGGRLRRYRPQRRWLQILNLGDGTGLACWGAFSLRGRAMLAWKDLLDRNFLRQLR from the coding sequence GTGGCAACACCAGGGACAGGGGGGCGGCTGGCCATTCTGGGGGCCGGCCACGCGCATATGGAGGTGATTCGGAGGCTCCGCCCCCTGACCCACGCCGGGGTCGAGGTCACCATCGTCGATCAGGACGACTTCTGGTACTCGGGTCTCGCCACGGGAATGCTCGGTGGACAGTACGAGGTGGAGCACGATCGGATCAGTGTCGAGACCCTGGCCCGGCGGGTCGGCGCGCGGTTCCTCCGGGATCGGGTCACGCAGGTCGATCCGGCCGCCCGAGTCGTCCATCTTACCGGGGGAGCGTCGCTCGCCTACGACGTGGCATCCCTCGACCTCGGCAGTTGCGTTCCGGTGGATCGGGTCGAGGGACTCGGCTCGAACGCCTTCCTCGCCAAACCGATCCGACGCTTGGCCAAGCTCCGGGCAGACCTGACCCGTCGCGTCCAGCCAGGGAACGGCCGTCCCGGCCAGCCCCCCCGCATCCTGGTCATCGGAGGGGGCGCCACCGCCTGCGAAATCGCCCTGAATCTCCGGGCCCTGGCCGATCGCCTCAAGGCGCAAGCCTCCATCACCCTGGTAACCTCGGGTGATCGCCTCCTCAGCAGCTTCCCTGAATCCGCCTCCCGAACCCTGACCGAACTGCTCGATCGCCGCGCAGTCGCCGTCCGAACCGGCGACACCGTGGCTCGGGTCGAGCCCGACGCGGCGGTCCTGAGCAGTGGTGGCCGGATCGACTACGATCTGGTCGTTGCCGCCATCGGACTGGTCGCTCCCCCCGTCATCAGTCAGATCGGTCTGCCCACAAACGACGAAGGCCGCCTCCTCCTCGACCCGTTCCTTCGATCGGTCCAGGAACCGACCCTCTTTGCCGGGGGAGACTGCGCCACCCTTGAGGGCGTTAACCTCCCCCAGATCGGAGTGGTCGCCGTGCGGCAGGCCCGAGTTCTGGCCCACAACCTCCGCGCGACGATCCTCGGCGGTCGCCTCCGCCGCTATCGCCCCCAGCGCCGCTGGCTTCAGATCCTCAACCTGGGTGACGGCACCGGCCTGGCCTGCTGGGGAGCCTTCTCCCTCCGAGGCCGGGCCATGCTCGCCTGGAAAGACCTGCTCGACCGCAATTTCCTCCGGCAGCTCCGATGA
- a CDS encoding DUF1501 domain-containing protein, giving the protein MSRPIAMPTRCEGTLPRRSFLRASLTGLSTLGLADLFRLEAAAAGAGAGMGSGPKSGPSIILIWLWGGPSHMETFDLKPDAPAEYRGEFNPIETNVPGIFISEHLPRLSKIADKYVLIRSLSHDSPGHMNSTHTVMTGYTGEIVETPPYKPKQPDLFQAAHKLLPSRLPGLPQWVALPRVRYTGGGHFGDSFGPFVVTADPNDPKFHVPALSLDEGPRARLSGRGRLLDDFERMRRTIEQTESVESLDSFQQQALTLLTGTTARDAFDLSGEDPRLRDRYGRDEIGQRCLLARRLVESGVRLVTVDFPCVPGQKAFSWDDHASVWNIFEQMKIRLPVLDRAVSALIEDVHVRGMDRDTLVVVMGEMSHTPKLSNHKGQPGREHWGKSMSLLLSGGGMPMGQVIGATNRRGDEPVDRFLRPSDLLATWYTYLGIDPHAVFPDQTNRPIPLLPHGEPIHELV; this is encoded by the coding sequence ATGTCCCGCCCGATTGCGATGCCGACCCGATGCGAAGGGACCCTGCCGCGCCGGTCGTTCCTGCGGGCCTCGCTCACCGGCCTCTCGACCCTGGGGTTGGCGGACCTGTTCCGCCTGGAGGCGGCCGCGGCGGGAGCGGGGGCAGGCATGGGATCGGGGCCAAAGTCGGGGCCGTCGATCATTCTCATCTGGCTCTGGGGAGGCCCGAGCCACATGGAGACGTTTGACCTCAAGCCCGACGCCCCGGCCGAGTACCGCGGCGAGTTCAACCCGATCGAGACGAACGTCCCCGGCATTTTCATCAGCGAGCACCTGCCCCGGCTGTCGAAGATTGCGGACAAGTATGTGTTGATCCGATCGCTCTCCCACGATAGCCCCGGCCACATGAACAGCACCCACACGGTGATGACCGGCTATACGGGGGAGATCGTCGAGACGCCCCCCTACAAGCCGAAGCAGCCCGACCTCTTCCAGGCCGCTCACAAGCTCTTGCCGAGCCGGTTGCCAGGCCTGCCGCAGTGGGTGGCCCTGCCTCGGGTGCGCTACACGGGAGGCGGGCACTTTGGCGACTCGTTCGGCCCGTTCGTGGTGACGGCCGATCCGAACGATCCGAAGTTCCACGTACCGGCCCTGAGCCTCGATGAAGGCCCTCGGGCCCGGCTCTCGGGGCGAGGGCGTCTGCTCGACGACTTCGAGCGGATGCGCCGGACCATCGAGCAGACCGAGTCGGTCGAGTCGCTCGACTCGTTCCAGCAGCAGGCGCTGACCCTATTGACCGGCACAACCGCACGCGATGCCTTCGATCTCTCGGGCGAAGACCCTCGGCTCCGCGATCGCTACGGCCGCGACGAGATCGGCCAGCGCTGCCTGCTGGCCAGGCGGCTGGTCGAGTCGGGCGTGCGGCTGGTGACGGTCGACTTCCCCTGCGTGCCGGGTCAGAAAGCGTTTTCGTGGGACGACCACGCGAGCGTCTGGAACATCTTTGAACAGATGAAGATCCGTCTTCCGGTCCTCGATCGTGCCGTGTCGGCCCTGATCGAGGATGTGCATGTTCGGGGGATGGACCGCGACACCCTGGTGGTGGTCATGGGAGAGATGAGCCACACGCCGAAGCTCTCCAATCACAAGGGGCAACCCGGGCGCGAGCACTGGGGCAAGTCGATGTCGCTCTTGCTCTCAGGCGGCGGGATGCCAATGGGCCAGGTCATCGGCGCCACCAACCGACGAGGGGATGAGCCGGTCGATCGCTTCCTCCGACCGAGCGACCTGCTGGCCACCTGGTACACCTACCTCGGGATTGATCCGCACGCCGTCTTCCCCGACCAGACCAATCGGCCCATCCCGCTCTTGCCGCATGGCGAGCCGATTCATGAGCTGGTCTGA
- a CDS encoding sulfatase family protein: MHGVLTVARVWAVRRVPSLGMLAILWSGLTGSTVQAQEDAANRPNIVMLFADDWRWDTLGYAGNRIVQTPHLDALAARGAWFRQARVTTSICWVSRASLFTGQWMARHGSSLPEPIPTPWAETYPGLLREAGYWLGFVGKWHNGPFPSDQFDFGTSYMGWHYMTLPDGTKIHVTARNERDALQFLDERPKDQPFCLTVSFFATHAEDPHPDQYLYQPESASLYENVTIPVTATATEAHFRALPPFLATEKNEGRVRWYWRFDTPERYQRYMKAYYRMATEVDHTIGRIVEELERQGVMDNTLIVFMGDNGYFHGEHGLADKWYPYEESLRVPLIVVDPRMHPMRRGHVNDDFVLNVDIAPAFLAAAGIPAPEGMQGKDFAPLYLKAEPPAWRQEFYYEHPTVSNRERIPSSEAVVRKDVKYSYWPEWDFEELYDLRADPFEEHNLASDPAQADRLAELRDALKRLREEAR; this comes from the coding sequence ATGCACGGTGTTCTCACGGTGGCCCGGGTTTGGGCTGTTCGACGCGTCCCTTCGCTCGGGATGTTGGCGATCCTCTGGAGCGGTCTCACCGGCTCGACCGTTCAGGCGCAGGAGGATGCGGCCAACCGACCCAACATCGTCATGTTGTTTGCCGACGACTGGCGATGGGACACGCTCGGCTACGCTGGCAACCGGATCGTGCAGACACCGCATCTCGACGCTCTGGCCGCTCGGGGGGCCTGGTTCCGGCAGGCTCGGGTGACGACCTCGATTTGCTGGGTGAGCCGGGCGAGCCTGTTCACCGGGCAATGGATGGCGCGTCACGGCTCATCGCTTCCCGAGCCGATTCCGACCCCCTGGGCCGAGACCTATCCGGGCCTGCTCCGCGAGGCGGGGTACTGGCTCGGGTTCGTCGGCAAGTGGCACAACGGGCCGTTTCCGAGTGATCAGTTCGATTTCGGCACGTCGTACATGGGTTGGCACTACATGACCCTGCCGGATGGGACCAAGATCCACGTCACGGCCCGCAACGAGCGCGATGCCTTGCAATTCCTCGACGAGCGGCCGAAGGATCAGCCGTTCTGCCTCACGGTGTCGTTCTTCGCCACCCATGCCGAGGACCCGCATCCCGATCAGTACCTGTATCAACCGGAAAGTGCCTCGCTTTATGAAAACGTAACGATTCCCGTGACCGCAACCGCCACCGAAGCCCACTTCCGCGCCTTGCCCCCCTTCCTGGCGACCGAGAAGAACGAGGGCCGCGTCCGGTGGTACTGGCGGTTCGATACCCCGGAGCGTTATCAGCGATACATGAAAGCTTATTACCGCATGGCGACCGAGGTGGACCACACCATCGGCCGGATTGTCGAGGAACTGGAACGCCAGGGAGTGATGGACAACACCCTGATCGTCTTCATGGGAGACAATGGCTACTTCCACGGCGAGCACGGCTTGGCCGACAAGTGGTATCCGTATGAGGAATCGCTACGGGTCCCCTTGATCGTGGTTGACCCTCGGATGCACCCCATGCGCCGAGGGCACGTCAACGACGATTTCGTGCTCAACGTGGACATTGCCCCGGCCTTCCTGGCCGCCGCGGGAATTCCGGCACCCGAGGGGATGCAAGGCAAGGACTTCGCCCCGCTTTACCTCAAGGCCGAGCCGCCTGCCTGGCGACAGGAGTTCTACTACGAGCATCCCACCGTGTCCAACCGCGAGCGGATTCCCAGCTCCGAGGCGGTCGTCCGCAAGGACGTGAAGTACTCCTACTGGCCCGAGTGGGACTTCGAGGAACTGTACGACCTGAGGGCCGACCCCTTCGAGGAGCACAACCTGGCCAGTGACCCGGCCCAGGCGGATCGGCTGGCCGAATTACGGGATGCCCTGAAGCGATTACGCGAGGAAGCACGATGA
- a CDS encoding thiamine pyrophosphate-binding protein, whose protein sequence is MMEFTRRTVLGTIGTVGAGLAAEAAAQETPPAPDPRLPLVAVPPEQGAGIKGRMTGAKAAAAAFQAERVPCVFGVPGAQNNEFWDAMKTLGVPYMLNSHESAAPIMADASARVSGKVGAFALIPGPGLTNAMTGIGEALLDTVPIVGLVTDVKRGPAAPLGQVHSLNNAAILRTVCKHVIEVHHPGQIAAAIHRAFQLAKAGPPGPVGVVVPYDLLSMTWDYDEPVPLELAPPWDEAAVRKAIDILRDPTRRVGIYAGLGTAEASAALVAVAELLQAPVATSVSGKGVIPDDHPLAVGWGYGSFGTRAAERAFKQVNTVLAIGVRYNEVTTANYNIPKHENLIHVDIDPAVLGRNVPASVKVHAEAGAFLSRVLAEGEPLRRPPNVKLVRAIQDDRQAERAEHVAVQVTKGVDPMRFLALLGEAIGPEGLMFVDVTASTHWAAEAVRRQGPRRFITPADNQSMGWAVSAAIGAQRTRPDLPVACVTGDGCFLMSGLEASTAARAHLPVRIFVLDDGVYHYMQMLQEPLFKRTTATHLAKLDYTALARGMGLSSLSIESNDQVLGGIATAMSHPGPILVRVAISYEGRDLRWLDSLRTSYLDKMDTGQKARAAFRLFGRVANPLLEND, encoded by the coding sequence ATGATGGAATTCACGAGACGCACCGTTCTTGGGACGATCGGCACCGTGGGGGCGGGCCTGGCCGCAGAGGCGGCGGCCCAGGAGACCCCGCCGGCCCCCGATCCGAGGTTGCCCCTGGTCGCTGTTCCCCCGGAGCAAGGGGCAGGCATCAAGGGGCGGATGACCGGCGCGAAGGCCGCCGCCGCCGCCTTTCAGGCCGAGCGGGTGCCGTGTGTCTTCGGTGTGCCGGGGGCTCAGAACAATGAGTTCTGGGACGCGATGAAGACATTGGGCGTCCCTTACATGCTCAACAGCCACGAATCGGCCGCGCCGATCATGGCCGATGCCTCGGCCCGAGTCTCGGGCAAGGTTGGGGCGTTCGCCCTGATCCCAGGCCCCGGCCTGACGAACGCGATGACCGGTATTGGTGAGGCTTTGCTCGATACGGTGCCGATCGTCGGCCTGGTGACGGACGTCAAGCGCGGCCCGGCTGCTCCGCTCGGCCAGGTGCATTCGCTGAACAACGCGGCGATCCTCCGGACGGTCTGCAAGCACGTGATCGAGGTGCATCACCCGGGCCAGATCGCCGCGGCGATCCATCGCGCCTTCCAGTTGGCGAAGGCCGGGCCTCCGGGGCCGGTGGGCGTGGTCGTGCCGTATGATCTGCTGTCGATGACCTGGGATTACGACGAACCGGTCCCCCTGGAACTGGCCCCGCCCTGGGACGAGGCCGCGGTCCGCAAGGCGATCGACATTCTGCGCGATCCGACTCGGCGTGTGGGCATTTACGCCGGTCTCGGCACGGCCGAGGCCAGCGCGGCCCTGGTCGCCGTGGCCGAGCTGCTTCAGGCTCCTGTGGCCACAAGCGTGAGTGGCAAGGGGGTGATCCCCGACGATCACCCGCTGGCCGTCGGTTGGGGCTACGGCTCCTTCGGCACCCGGGCGGCCGAGCGGGCCTTCAAGCAGGTCAACACGGTGCTGGCCATCGGGGTCCGTTACAACGAGGTCACGACAGCCAACTACAACATCCCCAAGCATGAAAACCTGATTCACGTGGACATTGATCCCGCCGTGCTCGGCCGAAACGTGCCGGCCTCGGTGAAGGTCCACGCCGAGGCCGGGGCCTTCCTCTCCCGGGTGCTCGCGGAAGGGGAGCCGCTCCGACGGCCACCCAACGTAAAGCTCGTCCGCGCAATTCAGGACGACCGCCAGGCCGAGCGGGCCGAGCACGTCGCCGTCCAGGTGACGAAGGGAGTGGACCCAATGCGATTCCTGGCCCTGCTCGGCGAGGCGATCGGGCCGGAGGGCCTGATGTTCGTCGACGTGACCGCCTCGACCCACTGGGCCGCCGAGGCTGTGCGACGCCAGGGGCCGCGACGCTTCATCACCCCGGCCGACAATCAGAGCATGGGCTGGGCCGTCTCGGCGGCGATCGGGGCCCAGCGGACCCGTCCCGACCTGCCGGTCGCCTGCGTCACGGGCGATGGCTGCTTCCTGATGTCGGGCCTGGAAGCCTCGACCGCGGCCCGGGCGCATCTGCCCGTACGCATCTTCGTGCTTGACGATGGCGTGTATCACTACATGCAGATGCTTCAGGAACCCTTGTTCAAGCGGACGACCGCCACGCACCTGGCGAAGCTCGATTACACGGCCCTGGCGCGAGGCATGGGCCTGTCGTCGCTGTCGATCGAGTCGAACGATCAGGTGCTCGGCGGCATTGCCACGGCGATGTCGCACCCCGGGCCGATCCTGGTGCGGGTGGCAATCTCCTACGAAGGCCGCGACCTGCGCTGGCTGGACTCGCTCCGCACCTCGTACCTCGACAAGATGGACACCGGCCAGAAGGCCCGCGCCGCCTTCCGGCTGTTCGGACGGGTGGCGAACCCCTTGCTTGAGAATGACTGA
- a CDS encoding SDR family NAD(P)-dependent oxidoreductase, producing the protein MDMQLSDKIALVTGSTAGIGKAIAAALAAEGAAVIINGRNPETVEATARELSSLGGGAVHGVACALDTAEGVETLLKGAEAVGPVDILVNNVGIFEPKPFDEIPDADWQRFFDVNVMSGVRCSRALMGGMRDRGWGRILFISSESGINIPQEMVHYGMTKTAQLAISRGLAKTLAGTGVTVNCLLPGPTWTEGVATFVERMAEQRGTTAEAMKAEFVPMVRPSSLIRRFATPEEVAAHAVYLCSPLASATSGAAHRVEGGIVDVCF; encoded by the coding sequence ATGGATATGCAGCTTTCCGACAAGATCGCCCTCGTCACCGGCTCAACCGCTGGGATCGGCAAGGCGATCGCCGCCGCCCTCGCCGCCGAAGGGGCGGCCGTCATCATCAACGGCCGCAACCCCGAGACGGTCGAGGCCACCGCCCGGGAGCTTTCCTCCCTGGGGGGAGGCGCCGTGCACGGGGTCGCCTGTGCCCTCGATACGGCCGAAGGGGTCGAGACGTTGCTCAAGGGGGCCGAGGCTGTCGGCCCGGTCGATATCCTGGTCAACAACGTCGGCATCTTCGAGCCGAAGCCGTTCGACGAGATTCCCGACGCCGACTGGCAGCGCTTCTTCGACGTCAACGTCATGTCCGGGGTCCGCTGCTCCCGGGCCCTGATGGGCGGCATGCGCGACCGTGGCTGGGGCCGGATCCTGTTCATTTCCAGCGAATCCGGCATCAACATCCCGCAAGAGATGGTCCACTACGGCATGACCAAGACCGCCCAGCTCGCCATCTCCCGAGGGCTGGCCAAGACCCTCGCCGGCACAGGCGTCACCGTCAACTGCCTCTTGCCCGGCCCGACCTGGACCGAAGGCGTGGCGACCTTCGTGGAACGGATGGCCGAGCAGCGCGGTACCACCGCCGAGGCGATGAAGGCCGAATTCGTGCCGATGGTCCGGCCCAGCTCCCTCATCCGGCGTTTCGCCACCCCCGAGGAGGTCGCCGCTCACGCCGTCTACCTCTGCTCCCCCCTGGCCTCGGCCACCAGCGGCGCGGCCCATCGGGTCGAGGGGGGAATCGTCGACGTCTGCTTCTGA
- a CDS encoding sialidase family protein: MSIAARVLTVAPLWVLLAGASLAIGAVPPPQVEEFIYEEAPFPQCHASTIAETPDGTLVASWFGGTREKHPDVGIWVARKTPGASWSAPVEVANGIQYTTPEGQVVRHPCWNPVLFQAEDGPLLLFYKVGPSPRDWWGMLTTSLDGGLSWSTPRRLPEGILGPIKNKPIALPNGSLLCPTSTEDDGWRVHFETTPDLGLTWIRTGPINDGESIGAIQGSILTRADGSLVALGRSRQARLWQSVSTDGGASWSEMTLTDLPNPNSGTDAVTLADGRHLLVYNATERGRSPLNVAISEDDGQTWTMIHTLESEPGEYSYPAVIQAKDGTIHITYTWNRTRIKHVELDPNQL, translated from the coding sequence ATGTCGATTGCTGCCAGGGTGCTGACCGTTGCTCCGCTTTGGGTCCTGCTCGCGGGGGCGTCTCTGGCGATCGGGGCGGTCCCCCCGCCCCAGGTCGAGGAGTTCATCTACGAGGAGGCCCCGTTCCCCCAGTGCCACGCCTCGACGATCGCCGAGACGCCCGACGGCACCCTCGTCGCCTCCTGGTTCGGCGGGACCCGAGAGAAGCACCCCGACGTGGGCATCTGGGTCGCCCGCAAGACCCCCGGCGCCTCCTGGTCGGCTCCCGTCGAGGTCGCCAACGGCATCCAGTACACGACCCCCGAAGGGCAGGTCGTCCGCCACCCGTGCTGGAACCCGGTCCTTTTTCAGGCGGAGGATGGCCCCCTGCTCCTCTTCTACAAGGTCGGACCGAGCCCGAGGGATTGGTGGGGAATGCTCACCACCAGCCTCGACGGCGGGCTCTCCTGGTCGACCCCCCGGCGCTTGCCCGAGGGGATCCTCGGTCCGATCAAGAACAAGCCGATCGCCCTGCCCAACGGTTCACTGCTCTGCCCGACCAGTACCGAGGACGACGGCTGGCGCGTCCACTTCGAGACGACCCCCGACCTCGGCCTCACCTGGATTCGCACCGGACCGATCAACGATGGTGAATCCATTGGCGCGATCCAGGGAAGCATCCTCACTCGGGCCGACGGCTCGCTTGTCGCCCTCGGCCGGAGCCGACAGGCCCGGCTCTGGCAGAGCGTTTCGACCGACGGCGGCGCCTCCTGGTCCGAGATGACCCTGACCGACCTGCCCAACCCGAACTCCGGGACCGACGCCGTGACCCTCGCCGATGGCCGCCACCTGCTCGTCTACAACGCCACCGAACGCGGCCGGTCCCCGCTCAACGTGGCGATCTCTGAGGATGACGGCCAGACCTGGACCATGATTCACACCCTGGAGTCCGAGCCCGGTGAGTACTCTTACCCCGCCGTCATCCAGGCCAAAGACGGGACGATCCACATCACCTACACCTGGAACCGGACCCGCATCAAGCACGTGGAACTCGACCCGAATCAGCTCTAA